AGATTATAGTAAAATGTCAGTCAATCAAAGAGAGATCTCACGTCCTTGCCTTACCTGAAGGGCGACTGGGCGAAGAAGACGTAGGAGAGCGGGGGTGAAAAAGCGACAGACGGAGGAAGAGAGACGCAGCAGAGTTTGTCGGAATGCGACAACTCTGTGGAAGAGGCGACAATTGCGACACTGCAGATTTCGGTATTCCTTTTTATGGGTCGACCGTCGAGTAAACCTGCGCAGTTAGGCCTTCCTTTCTAgaccccccttccctcttcctcccttcccctcctcctccctttctcccctcccacaAATTGAGGGAGTGATTACCTATGATTGCAGAGACCATTGAAAGCCTAGGAATCCCTAGATGCCATTGCGCCCACTCAAAAAAGGGCGAAGAACCGAGATCGGGTGATGCCGGGAATTCTCGTCAGGTTTGAATGAGATGAGGAGGATAATATTGGGGAatatgaggaggagaaggaggagagtcCAGGATCTTGAAGGAAACCTAATTAGCTTTCTTTATGGAAGTCTTGTCTGAgttcttatatatgtattttattgccTCAAATAAGTATTATTCTTATCAGTGACGACTTTTAAACGGAGCCTTGGTggccaggtcggtagagcagcagcttcggacttcatagaggtctgtggcgcgggttcaaatccgcagccgaccggtcagagagtaGAGTAGacgacaccccgggattatgtatgtaatcaacggataggtttgctaaaagcaaatgggtgttacagactattacacacacaaacaaagccactccaacatcttctaaaaacataacagacaccgcacacgtctcgaactgtcgacctaaccgctcagctctcctcgctgctgggagaaagggagctggtgatttggtacgatacatgtacaggTACatgttaccggggtctaagcgatgtcagttAGAGCATCCGATccagactacggtctaccccaaagccaaatcaaagtccttcaaaagaaggcatcgtgcttaccctatacaaaaaaatgggaaaaagcacgttaaaaagagaAGTGACGACTTTTAAACCCTTTTATTTTGGTGTCATCAAAAACTTTGCCGTTGTCGTTTTGTCATCCTGGACTTCTTGGATTACTTTGTCACCGATGACTACTTTATCATTGGAGGCGATTCATATCCTTTTATCACTGAGGACTTTTTCTATCCCGTTAACACTGAAGacctattttttccctttattgtcGAATATTTATGTTGAAGACTCACTATATCCTTTTAGCTGAAGACTTACTTCCTTTTCCACTGAGAATTACCAATGCTCCTCTATCACTGAGGACTTTCTGTGTCCCTTTCTCATCTGAGAATTCTGTTGTTCCTTTACCATCGACGAATTCTAGTGTCCCGTTATCACTGAAGAATTCATATATCCCTTTTTCATTGAAGAATTCTGATGTCCCTTTGCCATCGAAGAATTCTGGTGTCCCTTTACCATCGAAGAATTCTGATGTCCCTTTAACGTCGAAGAATTATAGTATCCCTTTATCATCTAAAATTTCTGATGTGGCTTTATCATCTAAGATTTCTGATATCCTTTTATCATCTAAGAATTCTGCTGTCCCTTTATCATCTAAGAATTATGATGTCCCTTAatcattaaagaattttaatgTCCCTTTATCATCTAACAGTTCTGTTGTCCATTTCTCATTGAAGAATTCTGAAGTCTCTTTATCATCGATGAATTCTGATGTACCTTCATCATCGAAGAATTCTGATGTCCCTTTATCATCGAAGAATTCTGATGTCCCTTTACCATCGAAGAATTGTGATATCCCTTTATCATCTAAATTTTCTGATGTCCCTTTATCATGGATGGATTCTGATGTCCCCTTATCATCTAAGAATTTTGATGTTTGTTGATCATCGAAGAATTCTGATGTCCCTTTATCATTGAAGAATTCTGATGTCCCTTTATCACTGAAGAATGCTGATATCTCTTTATCATCGAAGAATTCAGATGTCCCTTTACCATCGAAGAATTCTGATGTCCCTTTACCATCGAAGAATTATGATATCCCTTTATCATCTAAGATTTCTGATGTGCCTTTATCATCGGAGAATTCTGATGTTCTTTTATCACCTACGAATTCTGGTGTTCCTTTATCATCTAAGAATTCAAATGTCCCTTTATCACTGAAGAATTTTAATGTCCCTTTATCATCTAACAACTTTAATTCCATTTCTCATTGAAGAATCCTGATGTCCCTTTATTATCAGTGAATTCTGACCCTTTATCATCGAAGAATTCTGATGTCCCTTTAACATTGAAGACGTTTTATATCCCTTTATCGCTTAAAACCACTGCATGTCCATTTATCAACTTCtcatatatatccctatatattaCTAAGGATTCCGGTCCCATTCTCAAGAAGGACTGCTGAATGTCAATAATGACTTCTCTTGGTAACCCAAGTGATTTATCTTGGGATTCTGCTGTGATGTCATCTCTACCTGATGCACTTCGGCCTGATTTAGCTCCTTGAGTCATTTTGATGTCAGAGGGACCTCAATATGATCAAGGAACCGCACAGGTGCAgtgttgatttgtatttttatgggGTGTCATCAGCAGCTCATGaataaactgtttattattattattatatgtttagcATCCGTTCACTTAGATGTGCAAGGACTCATTCAAAGGGGCAATTCATGTATAttgtaagatgatgatgatgatgatgatgatattattattattattattattattattattattattattattattattattattattttgccttccCAACTTGGTGTGTAAGATTCATCATTTCAGCATGTAAATTGTAAAGCAGCTGTCTGAAATCCATTTATTATTCCGGCGCTTTGATAAACCTGGCTGTCGTTGAGAGGAAGTGAATGGCACCAGGGGTACACGCAGGGAATATGTACTTATGGTgccattcacctcctctcaataatAGCAAGATCTATCAAAGCTCCGGAATAATAAACGAACTTCGGACAGCTGCTTTACAATTCACCCACCGAAACGAAGAAACTTACATGCCAAGCTGagaaggttaaataataataataataataataataataataataataataataataataataataaaagtataagtgAATCCCTTCCAAAGTTCGTATTTGTATGTGAAGTGTCAAAGAATGGGCTAATCCTGGCTCACGTTCATGAATGGATTCCTACAGCCCCTCTTAATTCTTATAAGCCAAATAAAGATGTGAGCAAACAACTGAGGATGCatgattttaatggaaaaaattcaaggaaaaaagaaccattggatttgtttcttcataatcaaaatgagaaaaaagactTACAATAAGAAAGAAGCTTACGAACAACACTGAAAAAGACCACGCAGTCAAACTGAGGTGTCGTTACATAGGCAAAGTTTCGGACGCACAGGTAACTGAATTTAGTGTATTTTCTTATAAGAGAAGCGTAGAATTTCCCCTGCATTGCCCTAGACACCCCTAATAGTGCTTGAACGATTGTTCTTGTCATATACACTTTTTGATGATCCACTTTTGGGAACAACGGAAAACGAGTGTGTGAATAGGAATATTCTGCtttattgttttctcttcatCACACTCGCAGTTTATGGGAGAATAATTATGAGGACTAAACGCAAGAAATATTGCATGGAAACTCTATTTAAACACGAAGGATGACAGCCGAATGAAACGAATCGCATGAAGAATCATGTTAATTAGCCTTGGTCTGCAGtactcttaaattttttttaggcaTGGGACTCCTCAGCTTCAGGCAAGAGAGCCTAATGTTGTTTTGATGTGACTGAGAATTTTCCAGTTGTCCCTTTGTCCCCAAGGACTTCTTGTATCCCTTTATCACCAAAGGCTACTTATGTCCTTTTATCACTGAGACTTAAGGCTTTGTGCCCTTAAGTGGGACGTTTAGACAAGATGTTTCCGTAGAAGAGAGGGACCTCAGAGTCGAAGCTTGTACCTGGGCGATGGGTAAGTTTCCATGAAGTTCTCGATGAGTTTTATTGGATGAGGCCTCCATGGGTATTTGACGATACTCTATTCAAACCTCGACAGACTCTCAAGATAATTGCCCTGTAGTCTCAAGTCCATGCATAACCCTCTTGCTCAACACGAACCACAATTCAGAGCAGTAGGAAACTACATGTACAGTAGTAGGTTTTGTTGggattctcatttatattaaacTCAAAAGTGTGTGAGTTTACTTTCGTACTGATAATAACATGCAGTCACTTCTAGTAGATGGCGTCGTAAGAATGAATTCACACAAATTTAATGATGATATTGAACCTGTGGCCTTCAGAGAAATAAACTTCGGTCTTTGCCCGTTTCGgaggtgtttcagttaagtgttGATATACTGAACTGCCTTCAAACTGAACTTACAGACATCAGATTCAGTCCCTGTAATATCTCCAGCTCAGGGCCTGCTTATTCTCACTCAACATAGAAATGTCAGTGCTGTTTCGAGTTGTAAAATCCAAATAATTTCCTTGATCTCCTCGCTGCTGTAGAGTGTAAATAGGTGGAAACTCGCCCCAGCGACTCCTGTACTCTGTGGCTAGCCTTCAACTTATTGTTGACTTGAAAAGCACGGCCCTTGCAACCTCAGGAATCTTGCAAAGAGAGTATTGTTGTGGTCATTTTACAAAGAGTTTGAGAACAATATGTGAGGCAGCTGTCCTCTTGATATCACTATAGATAGTTTGTGCCACCTTGTGAAAGGACCGTCCTCCTGATTGTTTGGTATGAGAGTTGGTAGCTTTTAAGAATGCTATAATTGTggttgtttttgtaaataagcTGGTCATTTGAAATACGTAATATTGCTGTAATCATTTTGCAAATGGAATGGTCAATCTGCAAAAGGCCATTCATGTGCAGCTCTATTTGCAAACAAGTTATtagttatatttaaatatgttgtTGGCTTTGTAAATAggcttttcaattttcaaaatagCATAATTGAGGTTATTACTGCCTTTCTTAGAATTGCTTATAACGCTAAAGATTTTAACTTTACCATGACTTTCTCACTGATTTAAAGCagctaatatcaaaagcaaaaactCAAAATAGGCTCAGTGAAGGTTCTTAGCTGTGTGTCTAAACAGCACAACGTCGTCTTAAGTGGTACTGGCTGTTGCAAAGGCTGGTTACCAGGACAGTTGTGATTACGCGAGAAATCATATGTTTGGGCTTTATAGAGGTTCAATGCTCAAGTGCGAGTGGTTGTTTGGCATTCATAAATAGTCGCTGATGAATTCTAGGGCATTGAAAACCTACTAGATGAGACTATTTCTATGGAACGTCCTTCACTCTACTAGCATGGAACAATTCGTCTCGTAAGCGTTTCCGTTTTAATCACTGGCAAAATGAAGCTACAGAACTTGGCGGGAATGTATGTAACTGGGTGAGATGTAGGCAGAATGACGAAAGACAACATGTATAGAGGGTGAACATTTATACACAAATCACGGTCAAAACAGAAATGATGAAGTAAGCTGCAAGGGAATGGCAGACAGTAGATCAGTAGCAGCAACACCTAAGAACAGGACTTCCGAGGGAATATAATgtttgaagataaaaagaaaaagcaatgttTGATAAAACTGGAAGTAAAGCAGCATGTCAAGAAACATTTGCATACGAAGAAGGATAAGACTTAACAGATAAAAGACCCTCAGGAGAAGAAAGGGCGAATTTCTTGTCCAGAGACTCAGAGCTACCCACTTCCCTAAAAATGGTTCATCTTTTGAAAGGCAGTTTTCCAAGCAGCACCTTTATGGCTAAGAAGGTTCAAGAAATAGATAGGTTAAAATGAGAGCTTTATTTGCCTAttgtaagatgaaaaaatattaaaccaccATACGAGAGACTTCATAGTGCAATGATTATTTCTTAGTTCTACTAATGTTCCCAAACATCAGTAGTCATTGACAGTCAattaattatctttcttttcagCACGGATTTACGGTATATTATGGAGGTTTTTAAACGACAATGCGTTACAGACAGCATCGGAGAGACAGACATATTGGAAATAGCTTTCCTTAAAAGCTGCCCATAGAATCATCGATACCAGAATCTCTGACGTCATTATCTTCGACTGAGGTGACATCTTTAGAAGACATGGTTGTGTAATGATTTCCAGCCCCCTTCGAACGATGTACATCTCTTTTAACAATGGCTGGCGAAGAAGAGACCGTTTCTGAAGGCTGGGATTCCATCATGAAATTCCCGCTCTCGTTGCTTTCCACGCCTTGGTCTTCTGAGATGGCGGAGTAAGCTGCTGGGTAAATGATGGCCCTGGAGTAAGCATAAAGATTCTTGTCTTCTTCTTCACAGTCTTGGCAAGGAGTTGAGAGGTCGAGAGAACGGCCGTAACGAAGGATGTCGTTGTAGTTGCGTCGGAATCTGTTGACAAAAGGAAATAACAACTATCAGaagttaaattatattaaaatgaggtATTTTAGGTATAGTTCAACAAGTCATGGATTGTAGTTAATTGTATATCACTTGGCCATGATCTTGGCGCGTTCTATTGATACCCATGTGCCAGTGTTGACAGCAGAAAATTAGATACCTGGGTTACCCAGGGTGGACAAGGGTGATGGATGAGTAACCGCATCCCAAAATTACCACAAGACTATAGACTTATTAGTAAATAACCTGACGAATAACTCCCTTGCTTGGGTTTGGAATATTGGTAAGACTAACCCTTTTTTCATGTCATGGCTACCATAATGAAGTGCTGGAACACAAAGTTTGCCTAAGAAAAGGTGGCATAGCAGTAAATTTCCCCATCAATACTGTTCTCCTTAGAGTGGATGGCTAGAGAAAACGCTACTTTACTGTTTTTCAACGATATTTTGAGCTGAAGTTTCTTGCCTTACATTAATCTCGCCTTACATTAATCTCTACCATGTACATAATTGCTTAGGGTCGACAGAAGCACAGATTTTTTAATATGGGAATCAAACTGGGGTCCTCGGGTAACTGAGGCGAGTGTTGTGACCATCAGACTGCAAAGAGCTTAGAAATTAGATCTTAAAATTTAGAAATTGTATCTTACTTCCGCAATTTGCCTTGTTGTCTGCCAGACTGCAAGACGCGTTTGACCTCTGTGCCCAAATCATTGCTTTGGCCCCTCCGAAGCCCGAGGCCGAATTCCATAGGACTTTGCCTCAGGGAAACCTGGCCCAGAACAGGAAGGCAATCCCTAGCGTCGTTGCACATCATCGGGTCAAATCTGAATAGGTAGGATAACATATGGTACTGTTTAGTTTTCTAAATGCTTGGTTATTGTGAGTCTAGATTAATTCAGTCAGATTAAGGTATTTGTGGACTCTCCGTAAGGTTTGCACCCGAaggattttatgatattcagaGTTGAGGGACAGAAAGCCAGATGGAATGAAAACGAAGGTCCCTGGTGAAGTGTTTTCTGTGTGTCACCAACAGTtcgaaaacaagtcagtgaccataagtgatctcttctttctgtatttcctatcatctaatgtaatttctttcaaatgaacaccgttttctttggaagcctgaatttcaagtcagtggccctgcaGGGATGTTCCGAATGAATAAAGGccacctcctgaataataataataataataatagtaccacTAAATTGCTAGCTCGTATTTAGCCGGTTTATATGTTTACGATGCAGTGCTCATTTGAGTTTCTGatgttttactgtagtttggACGTACACCACAACAAAACGCAATACAGAAGGAAGCCTAGGAGCCAATGCAAAGAACCATTAGTACTACTAGTGTACTTCACTAGTCACACTAGAGAGGAGGTTCCCTCCTACGTggcttgaaaatgaataaaagctttagagcaaattaatttatattccaCTGCCATCACAGTGCATTCCTGAACATGTGGGACATTAGTTCCAAAAAACCTATTGCTTATCAAGTGATTGTATTCGTGAAAAGAAAGGAGGTTTGAACGAGAATGAACATTGAAGTTACCTACCTGAAGCTTTCATCATCAGTGCTTCTCTTGGCAACATCGAGGCTGCGTCGGAACCTGAAGAtattggaaaagaaattaaaaaaaaacttgtgatggTTTTAGATCTGCGTAATTCCTTCCAAGTGGTAACAGTCATTCAGATAGTAAGTAAATAACtcgaagaaagagaagaaagtaaaaatacaagAGATCATTGTAATTAGTGACTAACCTGAAGGTGGGTGATACCCAGACGACTGGGTGAAGGCCGTTGCTATCCCGGGGTATCATCTTGGTGACCCTGGGCTGCCTGGAGACCACAAAGGGAGGCCTGGAAGCTTGTATGATGCAAGGCAACATCAGGAAGAACAGCCAAGCGAGGGCGTTCATGTTGCTTATAAGTcctggaatgaatgaatgaatggagaaGAACGATcatatttagaaaagaaattcTGGCTTGAGTTCACTCGTTCTTATTAACTCCTTTCGTACGAATTTATTGGTTATTGCAAGGAATTTGAAGCCTAACCAGTGAATCTTCAGTCTCCACAAGTCTGTAGAGATGAAATTGTTAGCTCCATGCCTTGCCTAAACTCCCATGAGAAGCCGCTGGTACCCATTCTTAGCTGGGTCGACTGCTGGTGGCAGGCCGGGCATGGATCTAGGACCTTGCAAGTGCGAATTCAGTTCTCTACCAAAGTGTCACACCAcccaatttattttgttttgctaaagACATTAGTAACACTGGTGTAAACCCTGTTTCCTAAATAATAATTACGTTTATATCAGATTAACCGTTTTTTGCTATGTGACATTCTGACTTGTTAAAATATCCAGTAGGCCCCTTACACCAAATTAGTTCTTAATAAATAATGCTTTGCTTTTGGGGAAGCAAAGCATATTTC
This genomic stretch from Macrobrachium rosenbergii isolate ZJJX-2024 chromosome 6, ASM4041242v1, whole genome shotgun sequence harbors:
- the LOC136839779 gene encoding uncharacterized protein isoform X1 produces the protein MNALAWLFFLMLPCIIQASRPPFVVSRQPRVTKMIPRDSNGLHPVVWVSPTFRFRRSLDVAKRSTDDESFRFDPMMCNDARDCLPVLGQVSLRQSPMEFGLGLRRGQSNDLGTEVKRVLQSGRQQGKLRKFRRNYNDILRYGRSLDLSTPCQDCEEEDKNLYAYSRAIIYPAAYSAISEDQGVESNESGNFMMESQPSETVSSSPAIVKRDVHRSKGAGNHYTTMSSKDVTSVEDNDVRDSGIDDSMGSF
- the LOC136839779 gene encoding uncharacterized protein isoform X2, whose product is MNALAWLFFLMLPCIIQASRPPFVVSRQPRVTKMIPRDSNGLHPVVWVSPTFRFRRSLDVAKRSTDDESFRFRRNYNDILRYGRSLDLSTPCQDCEEEDKNLYAYSRAIIYPAAYSAISEDQGVESNESGNFMMESQPSETVSSSPAIVKRDVHRSKGAGNHYTTMSSKDVTSVEDNDVRDSGIDDSMGSF